Within the Pseudomonas putida genome, the region ACGCGATGCCATCAAGGCTTGTGTTTAGCCTACCAATGCTGATCAGCCTGGACGGAATGGGCGTACATCAATGCTTCGTCGGCGAGCTCCAGCATGTCAGCCAAGGTTCCTGAGTCTACGGCATGCGTATCACGTAGCGCATATGCGTGATGCAGAAGCTCCCTGTGATGTTTCTTAGGTGCGAGGAGCAGGGCCTCGGTGTCGTTGAGCAGCTGCCGCCACTCTTGGATCGACATTACGGGCAGATTGGTGCCTGTCATGGCGGTACTTCCTATAGCTGTATGGACATACAGTATTCGGAAAATATCCTGCTGCATAGGTACTGCGGACGAAATGCGCCTCTGATGAGAATAGATCGGTCTCTGGAACCTGGTAGGTTTTCATTGAGAGTGGCGATGCCTCGCCCAAATGAAAAGATTGTTCCAGGTGACGCAACGCTACGCCGCAATGGGGAAATGTAGGGTCGAGATTTGTCACGCTACGATGGCGTCGATTTCAACGTGTTATGTTCGGGCCATTACCCAAGGAGCGGAGTCATGGATCAGATTACTCAACTCGACGACAGCATCGAACGTTTGGCCCGTCTCGCGGACGAGCTTGAGCAGCAGGTAGCTCCCCACCCCGCATCCCGGTTGAGGTTGATCATCTGGCTCACCGACTGGGTAGGTAGTCCGTCAAGGTTGGACGAAATTGAGCAGGGTTTGCCGAGCATCCCACAAAGCCTAGTTTCGGCTTACACAGCCTGGGTTCACGCCAGCGATATGCGGTAGCCCTCGCCCCATACTATTCACGTCCTTTTCACATGCGGTGTGGGAACGTTAGCTATCCCTACGTGTGATAGAAGCTCCCTTGCCCGCCTAGCAGCGGGCTTTCTTTTGCCCGCAACTACCCTCATCGCGGGCGGCCCAATAATGCGTGATCGCTGGCATCTGTGCACAGCGACCACCAGAGTGCTGATTTTGACGTCTATGCCACCTGCTGCACAGCAGGCCGCTGATCGGTCGCGAGTCGTCTTGCACGCCCCACACCCCAGGCCAGAGCTCGGGTCATCGACTCACCTGGTCGAGAGTCAAAAGCTTCTTCGTGAAGAGCCATGCCACAGCCCGCATACATGCCGATGAACATCTGTGTCTGGCCCGTTCGGGAAAGCCTCACCTGGACATCAATCGAGGTGCCGTCATCCAGCTCCTCGCCATGGCTCCGGTGATGAAGCACAGGATCGGCCCAAGCCCAAAAAACTTCACCGCGTATACGCATGCCGCCCTCCTACGACTTTAGTCTTATAGTCCATCAACCATAGCGCGGGATGATGACGTTTCAACCCTCCAGGAGATTGGCTCTCATCATTCAGATAACCGGCAGAACGCAAGCTAGCGTGAAGACGCATGCTGACCAGTACCGACAGATTTCCCTCCCACTCTGTATTCTGCTAGCCTGAGAATGTGCGTGCGCAAAGGAGGTCGATGGATGAGTACCCATATTTTGGAAGCCTGCTTTAGAGGTGAAGAGCCAGAGCTGTTGCATTTGCCGGTGCTTACCCAAGCATTCAATGCTCTTCCAGCAATGACTCTTTACAACCTGATATCCGCAATCAGATTGCATCCTGTAGCAGCTAGGATGGCCAGCAAAATCCTTTGTGAAAAAATCTCCCAAACCAATCTGAACAATGCCGTTAATGGCATTATCGAAAAATACGCTGCACGCAGACCCTATTAACTCAGCCTAAATTTGAAAATATCGGGCTTTGCATAACAGCATAAACCTCTGCTCGCCTTCCAACCAACTCACCTCGTGCATAGGCTTCCATCGCATGGTCGATTCTTTGTTGTTCCTCAGGAAAAAACTCTAATACCCAGGCGCGGAGTTTCGGCAACAAGTTTTTGTCATAGTCCATCTGCTCCTTGAGGAAAGCTGCGTAACCATATGATGAAGCCAGTACATCGTCGGGGGCAAAAAACCTTAGCCACTTCGTCATGGAATCTACATCGCCGCCGAAATTCAATAACAGATCTAAACACCTAATGAGCTGAGCGGGAGCGTTGTAGAGCGTATAATCACGCACCGACAAGCACCCTGCACAGTGTTCAGCAGCAATATCCTCCAATTCGCCGAACGCTTCATCATCCAACTCTTGAAAATCGCTATAACCCGCTCCATTCGCCGCAATCCGCCCCTGATCAATTGAAGCGAAACGAATTGAACCTGTAGATACCTCAACAGAAATCAGAATTACAGGTAGTGGACAGACTGAAAGATAGTTTTTTGTACTTCGCTTCAACCTAATGTTAGGCGAGTGCTTTCGTGAGCTTTTGATCTGAACCTTGAAAATTATCCCCGTTGCACTCCCATCAGCATCGAAAATCTCAACCTCTCCGTCTATTCCGTAGTCTTTATCTTTCTCCAGCCTTCGATAAAGCCAGCCTTTATCAGCAAAAGCATTTTCAACTAATACTTCACCTTGGCTGCCTACTCGATGGGAGATCGTGCGTTTTGGCATTTCTAAGGACATTACGTGACCTTGATGCTCGATGATCCGACAAGCTCAATACCAGCCGAAAATTAACTGGTAAACGAGATATTTTGGAAATGCTTAGCAGAGAGTCACGAAGTCTAAATTTGGGTGCCACCTCTAAACGCCAGACTCAATGACATCAAGCTCACATTGGCATTTCCAGCCTTTAACAAAACCTGAATCTCTTAATTGACACCCTCTATTTAACCCAACTCAACTCTAATCATCTTTATCCCTATGAAACATATTGAGACTATCGTTGAAAATATTGTGAATCTCAGGCTCATCCATGATGTTAGTCTTGGGGCTACGTTTTGAATCAGGATCTGAAAAAAAATTAAAGAACATGACCATTGGTATACTCGCCGCGACCACCAAAACAAATGAGAGTGCAAAGATCACTCCACCAAAGGCTTTGCGGCAGTATGCGGCGAAGAAAGCACTTGCGATAGCGAGAGCTACCACCCCAATACTCTTTCCTACATGTTTTATCACACTACTTTTAGACACCTCAATCATCTCCGCTTCCGTGTGCAATCCCACCAGTTTCACCTAGAGAAAGCAGATGACCTATGCGTCTAGAGGCCAGCTTCATGTTTTCAACCAAGGACGGAACGTCACAGTCTTCCTTCCGGTACTGCGGTATCGTCGCAGAGATTGAGCCGGCAACCTGCCCATCGATGAAGAACGGAACGCCGATACCAAAGGCGCCGAGAACCCGTTCTCCGTCACCCACCGACCATCCTCGATCCCTGATTGACTGAAGATCAGCTCGGAGCTTGGAATGGGAAGTTATGGTTGCCTCGGTGAACCTCTCAAGCTTCAAACCATCGGCAAAATCTGCCGGCAAATGGGCTAGCACAGCTTTGCCTGCGCCCCCCGCATGCAGCGGGACATCTACCCCAGTTTCCAGCTTGTAATGGATAGGCCGCCAACCTTGAATAACCTCAAGGAACTGGGCTTTGGAAGTAGCCCCGTCAAACGAGAGGTACGCAATTGTCTCTCCCGTTTCCTTCACGAGAGCGTCAACGATGGCCTTGCAGAGTTTCACCGGAGAGTAGGTTTCATTGCTCAGCAGCGCAGCCCATTGGTACAGACGGGCACCTGGATAGATCACCTGTCCATCAATGTGTATCAGGCGTTCCAGAGTGGCAGAACCAATGATTTTCTTGGCAGTTGCCGCATTGCATTGCAACTGAGCAGCCATGCCCAATCTGCACCTGTAACCATTTGGCTCTGCGCAGGCCAACTGCAGCAGCCCCTCTAGCCGGGCGACGATAGAACTGTCGCCATCGTTGATAACCTCACGACCGAAGCTGTCAGACACCCCAAATTCCTGTGATAGCCGGTCGGCTATCTCATTGAGGGTGGCCCGGGCAGAGTCCCGAACCTTGGCATCAATACTCCCAAGATCGTGAAGCGACACCAAGATCAGCAACCCCGGAGCCAATTGCCTCACCACCATCGAAACAGCTGGGGGAAACTCGGTCTCGGAA harbors:
- a CDS encoding DUF4365 domain-containing protein, producing MSLEMPKRTISHRVGSQGEVLVENAFADKGWLYRRLEKDKDYGIDGEVEIFDADGSATGIIFKVQIKSSRKHSPNIRLKRSTKNYLSVCPLPVILISVEVSTGSIRFASIDQGRIAANGAGYSDFQELDDEAFGELEDIAAEHCAGCLSVRDYTLYNAPAQLIRCLDLLLNFGGDVDSMTKWLRFFAPDDVLASSYGYAAFLKEQMDYDKNLLPKLRAWVLEFFPEEQQRIDHAMEAYARGELVGRRAEVYAVMQSPIFSNLG
- a CDS encoding IclR family transcriptional regulator domain-containing protein → MPNAPTENAAPKAPAATSSHGRLIEVLDALVRRADGEAWGVRELASDLGESRSTINRILVALVDRDFAVEDGVGKYRVGPRFRVLMHALNHRSRLLERARHLLDGLAEGAKQAALLSVYAPHLNGYYVLHCGEAPATLFFRPKSGNPFPLEFGDIGRAFSEYLRQHPSSDEISPGQSSIEPPQGISETEFPPAVSMVVRQLAPGLLILVSLHDLGSIDAKVRDSARATLNEIADRLSQEFGVSDSFGREVINDGDSSIVARLEGLLQLACAEPNGYRCRLGMAAQLQCNAATAKKIIGSATLERLIHIDGQVIYPGARLYQWAALLSNETYSPVKLCKAIVDALVKETGETIAYLSFDGATSKAQFLEVIQGWRPIHYKLETGVDVPLHAGGAGKAVLAHLPADFADGLKLERFTEATITSHSKLRADLQSIRDRGWSVGDGERVLGAFGIGVPFFIDGQVAGSISATIPQYRKEDCDVPSLVENMKLASRRIGHLLSLGETGGIAHGSGDD